The region TCGCAACATTACGGGAGTATAGGCAATTTGAATTTCTGGGGACTGACGAGCATCGTGTTTGCAGCAATGCTCAGCGCTTTCTGGGCTTTCGACGGATGGGTGAATATTACATTTCTTGCAGGTGAAGTAAAGAACCCGAAACGCGACCTTCCTGTTGCTATTATTGGCGGTGTTTTAATTGTAACGGTTTTTTATATGATCGTTAATTATGCTTACCTGTATGTAATGCCTGTTGATGGATATGTAGAGCTTGCGAAAGGACAAAATACTATTGCGGCCGCAGAAATTACAAAAAATATAATTGGCCCTTCGGGTTTTATAATTATTTCTGTTCTGATATTAATTTCCACATTTGGGACAACGAACAGCAGTGTACTTGCATCATCGCGTATTTATTACGCCATGGCACGCGAAGGTTTGTTCTTTAAAAGTGTTGCCGAAGTGCATAAGAAGTACCGTACTCCTCACAGATCGCTAATATTTCAGTGTGTGTGGGCATGCACTCTTGTGATATCGGGCACTTTCGATCAGCTTACCGATATGCTTATTTTTGCTGCATTTATCTTTTATGGTTCCGGCGCATTCGGATTATTTATCCTTAAAAAGAAAATGAAGTATAGTGAAAAAATATTCGGATATCCTGTTGTTCCTGCTTTATTTATTATTTTCTGCTTGGTGCTTGTCGTTAGCAGTTTCGTGGAACGACCAGCCGAAAGTTTTATCGGTATTGGATTA is a window of Bacteroidales bacterium DNA encoding:
- a CDS encoding amino acid permease yields the protein MENQSDKPGLSRKLGLFTALMVVVCSMIGSGIFKKISPMAASLYSSELIIFCWFLAGVITLLGAISYSGLSRINSEAGGEYQYLKIIFGKFFSFLYGWTAFTVIQSASIASIAYVFGQSVNNIFALPEFNASIANISVLGIMPFSNFGVKGITILSIIIITVINYFGVQYGGWTVNFFTIAKIIGILFLLGICFGSGAGSSENFHQPSQHYGSIGNLNFWGLTSIVFAAMLSAFWAFDGWVNITFLAGEVKNPKRDLPVAIIGGVLIVTVFYMIVNYAYLYVMPVDGYVELAKGQNTIAAAEITKNIIGPSGFIIISVLILISTFGTTNSSVLASSRIYYAMAREGLFFKSVAEVHKKYRTPHRSLIFQCVWACTLVISGTFDQLTDMLIFAAFIFYGSGAFGLFILKKKMKYSEKIFGYPVVPALFIIFCLVLVVSSFVERPAESFIGIGLILTGIPFYLYWKNKKS